The following is a genomic window from Verrucosispora sp. WMMD573.
CACCGCAGCGCAGATGTGGATGTGATCTCCGAGGAGCACAACGAGCAGGTAAGAAGGCTCGACCCGTTGCGGTTGGACGACGAGCTTCGGATGTTGCCCAGGTTGAACAGGACCGCTGACGTCGCCGCGATGGTACGGATGCTCGGCGCGGCGCTCCCCTCGGCGGAGCGCATCGCGGCCTTCACCGCCGCGGAGTGTCTCGCCGCCATGCGTGATCTGGGCATGTTCCTCGGAAGCCTGCAACGGCACGGGGTGTCCGCCTTCGAGGCCGTGCCGGGCGCGACCACGACGTTCCAGCTGCTGGGGCACCGTACGGGAATGATTCCGCGGGACACGGTCTACCACTACACCTCCTGGAATCCGACGGGTGGGCGGGAACGGCTCTACACGGGCCACCCGATGGAGCGCAGCCTGATCAACGCGGTGCGCACCTGCGTACCGAGCCTCGCCCGGTCGGTCGACATCGGATGGTCGCTGATGCACGAGGACCCGGCTGCGCCCGTCCACGCGGAACGGATGGCGTCACTCGCCTCGCACATCGCGGTGGCGGACACGGTCATGAGCGGTATCCGGACGAAGGTCACCCCCGAGTTCTTCGCGCGGATGCTCAGGCCGTTCTACGAGGACGTCCGCGTTGCCGGGCGTACGTACATGGGGCCGGCGGCGGCCCACATTCCGATCTTTCTCATCGACCTGCTCCTGTGGGCCTCGGACCGGGGCAGCCCGGGATATCTGCAGTTCTGCCGTGAGGTGTCAGCGCAGACCCTGCCGCAGTGGCAGGAGCGGTACGCGCAGTGGGCGAGCATGCCATCCATCACGTCCCGGGTCGTCGCGGCACTCGGAACCTCCGGCCCACCTGCCGCGGACGAAGTCGTCGAGGCCAGTGCGAGGAGCCTGCGGCGAGCCCTGCAGACGCTCACGTCGTTTCGCGGAAAGCACCTGGTGATGGCGCGACGTGCCTATCACGAGGAACTCCGGCTCTACGAGCTGGGCAGTGGCGGCGGGAGTGTGGGGCTCCTCGAGGAGATTCTCGCCCTCACCAGACAGAACCGCGCCCTGCTCAACGCCACCGCTGCGCAGCGGGTGCAACTGCCATGACGTACCCGGAAGGTAGGACGCCGACGATGGAGATCACCGTAGTGGGGGCCGGAGTCGCGGGCCTGGCCACCGCGCTCAGCCTGCACGCCGCGGGCTTCGACCGGGTCACCGTCTTCGAGGCGGAGCCGCACCTGCGTCCGCACGGGCTCGGCCTCAACATCCTGCCCAACGCCGTTCGGGAACTCGCCGAACTCGGTCTGCTGGACGAGTTGCAGCAGCACGCGATCCGCACCCGGGAACTGGCGATGTACAACCCCCGTGGGGACCTCGTGTGGCGCGAGGATCGCGGCACCCGGGCGGGTTACCGATGGCCGCAGCTTTCGATCTCCCGAGCCCGGCTCGTGACGGTGCTGGCCGGCGAGGTACGGCGGCGTCTGGGTGACAAGGCCATCGTCACCGACGCACGGCTCGTCGGCCTGCACAGCGAGCCGGGTCGGACGCAGGGGACCTTCATGGACCGGGACGGCACCACGCGTACCGTCGACACCGGGTTCCTCATCGGCGCGGACGGCATTCACTCCGCTGTCCGCGCGGCCTTCTACCCGGCCGAGGGACCGCCCCCGGCCAACGGCATGACGATGTACCGAGGGACCGCCTGGGGCAGGCACTTCCTGACGGGCAGCACGATGGCAGTGCTCGGCGACGACCGGCGGCGACTGGTGCTGTATCCCATCGACAGGGACAACGTCACGAACAAGTCCCTGATCAACTGGGTCGCGGCCTTCCCTGACGAGGAGGCCGACCCGTTGCCGCACGAACGGACGGCCGCCGACCGGCGCGCGGCCGTACTGCGTCAGTTCGGCAGCTGGGCACCTCCGGGGGTCGACCTGCCGCGCCTGCTCGACGACACGGCGGACGTCCAGCGGTATCCAATGATCGACAGGGACCCGATCCCGCGCTGGAGTTTCAACGACGTGACCCTGGTGGGCGACGCCGCCCACGCCATGTATCCGGCCGGGTCCAACGGTGCCACCCAAGCGATCGTCGACGCCCGAGTGCTGTCGTGGCACCTGGCCAACCAGACCGAGGTACGCAGCGCCCTGCGGGCCTACGAGGACGAACGCCGACCGCAGATGACGCAGCTGCAGCACGCGAACCGCTCTCTCGGGCCCGAGAAGGTGATCACTCTCGCCCACCAGCGGGCACCACACGGGTTCCGGGATGTGCGGGAGGTGTTCAGCGAGGCGGAACTCGCGGAGATCTCCCGCAGCTATGCCCGGACCGGCAGGTTCGATCTGGACTGGGTCAACTCACGACCCTCACTGGACGTAGCACGGCCTCCCGGCGAGAGCGCGGGCACCAGCACGGGCGCGGCGGACCTCACCGGGCGCCACGACGAGTCCAGGGCGGTCAAGGAGACCGGTTTCATCACCGCCGTCATCAGAGCCATGGAGCACGATCGTCCGGACGCCTATCTGGTGGACCGGTACGCGAGCCTGTTGAGCACGCCGGTGTCCCGGAAGATGACGGAGCAGGCGCTGGCCGCCGGCGGCACCGTCGGGTCCGTGATCGTCCGAGCCCGGTTCGGTGACATCGCGCTCCGCGAGGCGACCGACGGTGGCACGGCCCAGGTGGTCTGTCTGGCCGCCGGCAGTGACACCCGGGCATGGCGCCTGGACCTTCCCTCGCGTACCCGGTTCTTCGAGGTCGACCTGCCGGGCCAGTTGGAGGCCAAGGAACGGATGTTGGAGTCGGTCCGGGACCGGCTCGTCTGCCGTCGGTTCTCCCTCGGCGCGGATCTTCGGCAGGACACCTGGCCACAGCGGCTGCGGGCAACCGGCTACGAACCAGACGAACCCACGGTCTGGATCATCGAGGGCCTGCTTCCCTACCTCGAGATCGAGGATTTCACCCGGCTGATCGGCACCGTCCGGAAGATGTCGACGCGCGGCTCGGTACTGCTTGTCGACGCGCCGCACACCGACTACTACACCGATCCGGCCAACGAGACGTTTCTGGCGTTCATGACGTCACGGGGATCCGCGTTTCAGCTCGGCTTCGACGACCTCGGCGACTTCCTGCGCCACCAGGGCTGGACAGCGGAGGCCTACACGCTGCGGCAGCTCTACGCGGGCGAGTGCTCGTGGCTGCCCGCGCCGCCCGAGCGCCTCTGCCCGCCTCGTGACCATCACTGGGTGGCTCGCGCCCATCTCGACTGAGCAGCCCGAATGCCGAACTCAATGCCGTTGGAGGCCAGCATCGTCACCATCCACTATGGTCGGACCTGCAACGGCTCTGGTCCACCGCGGACGCCGACGGCGGATGGCAGGACGCCTGGCCTGCACCGGCTCTGCACAGAGGACACCGTTCACTTCGCCGGCCGGCATTACCAGTGGACGGTGCCGGTCTCGATCCGCGCCCGAGCACCCGGCCCCGCTTCGTCCTCGGTGCCTCCGGACCGCGCGCCCTGAAGGTCGTGGGTCGGAGGTGGCTCCATGACGACCCGCACCGCGGTGCCGTCCCGGGTGCGCCGCGCCCTCGCCCGCGCGTCCGAGCACGGCTTCCAGGGCGCCTGCGAGGACCCGGTGGGTCCGCTGCTGGCGACGTTGGCGGCAGCGGTCCCGCCAAACGGTCGGATCCTGGAACTGGGCACCGGTACGGGTGTCGGCACCGCCTGGCTGGCCGAAGGGCTCGGCCGGCGCGACGACGTCCGGCTGGAGACGATCGAACTGGACGAGTCCCTGGCCGCGGCCGTCCGCGCCGACGACTGGCCGACGCACGTCACGATCCACACGGCAGACGCCGAGGCGTTACTGCCCACGCTGGGGCGGTTCGACCTCGTCTTCGCCGACGCCGTCGCGGGCAAGTGGACCGGCCTCGACCTGACGATCGACGCGCTGGCACCCGGTGGGTCGCTCGTCGTCGACGACATGGATCTGGGGCGCTACACCGACCCGCAGCACCGCACCGCGGTCCTGCGGGTGCAACGGACGCTCACCGACGACCCCCGGCTCGTCACGGCGCGGATCTCGGCCGGCACCGGCCTGATCATCAGCACCCGACGATCTGACCCTCCGCTCCACAGGCGAGATGAGAAGACCCCATGACCACGGCCGTCGCCCCGGCCAGGAGCGCCCAAAATGGCCACGCCGGACCCGGTCGCCATGTTCACCAGCATGACGCCCTCACCGCGGAGCTGTTCGGCCGGCAGCGGCGCCGCGGTCGCGGTCAGCTCGGTCAACCTGCACCAGCGGCACTTCGGTCAGGGCTTCGCGATGGCCGACGCCACCGGAGCACGGCGTCGTCGGCGTGCGTCGGCTTCGGCATGGACCGCTGGCTGCACTGGATCCACGGCTACCTCGGCGACGATCCGCCGCGATGGCCCACGATACTGCGGCGCGAACTGCCCTACGCCCACTGACCGGTGTACGGCCGGGCCGATGGTGACGTCACCGGCTCAGCCCCGCAGGTCAGGAACTCAGCTTGATCCGGACCCGCCTATTCTGCCGACCCTTGCTCTCGACCTTGGTAACGGTCACGCGGCCGATCTGGCCGGTCGACCCCACGTGGGTGCCCCCGTCGGCCTGCACGTCGAGCCCGACGATGTCCACCACCCGCACCTGGGGCAGTTCCGGTGGCGCCTTGAACTGGGTCCGTACCAGGTCGGGCGTTGCGTTCGCCTCTTCCCGGGAGAGCATCCGCACGACAATCTTGCGGTCCGCGGCGATCTCGGCGTTCACCGCATCCTCCAGGCTCTGTTTGAAGCCCGGCGGGATCTCCGGCAGGTTGAAGTCCATCCGCGCCTCGCCGGGCTCCATGTTGCTGCCGGTCACCAGGACGTTGAAGTCGCGGAAGACGGTGCCGCAGAGCACGTGCAGGCCCGAGTGGGTACGCATCAGCGAGCTACGCCGGTCGTCGTCGATCGCACCGGTCACCGTGGTGCCGATCGGGGGTACCGGGTCTCCCGGCGCCGGCAACAGGTAGAGGTCGTCGCCCTTGCGAGTGCCGACGATCCGCGTCTGCACACCCTGCCAGATCAGCACGCCGTGGTCCGGCGGCTGACCGCCACCGCCGGGGTAGAACGCGGACCGGTCCAGCACGATGCCCTGGTCGGGATCCGCCGGATCCGACCACAGGACCGTGCAGTCCCATTCGCGGAGTGTGACGTCTGCCCAGTCCAGCCGTTGGGTCCGGCCGTGGTGATCAATACCCATAGGTTGATGGGGAGGGCGACCGTCGGCGGCTCGCCACTCCGTCCCCCTTCAGCGCTCGTGTGGTCACCTGCACCACGATTATTCGTACGGTGGACACCGAGGACAAACACGCCGGTGGCGCTAAGTGATCAGCCGCAGTACGGCGGCGGTACCGGCACCGAGGGCGACCACGAGCAGGAACGGTGCCCGCAGCAGCGCCGCCACCAGGGCGACGGCGAATCCGGCGGCGCGCGCGTCGAGCACCAGATCGTCGCCGGTGGCGAAGGTCTGCACCGCGACCAGGGCAGCCAGCAACGCCACCGGCAGCAACGCCGACGCCTCCTGCACCTGCGGCTGCTCCAACACCGACTTGGGCACGCAGAGCCCGCACCGCCGCAGCGACGGCGAGCGCCCAGAGCCGTCGGCCGCGCAGTCGCGGCAGCAGCAGGGCGACGAACGCGGCCGGCGCGGCCACGTCGAGTCCGAGTGCCTCCGGGTCGGGCAGCACGTGCGCGCCGAGCGCATCGGCCAGCGTGGCGATGTTCCAGAGGACAAAAACCGAGATTCCGGTGGCCCAGAACGCCAGCCGCGCCTCGCGCGGGTCGCTGCGGGCCGCCGCCATCGCCGAGTACCTCGGCCGAACACCGTCTCGCGCTGACCTGGACGTCATCGCGCCCGTGCCGCCCTTCGTCCGGCTGGTCACGGATTGACGCACGTGGCGGCGGGCATGGTGGCGGGCACCCTGCGCCGGCTGCGCCACGTCGACGCGGCGACGCTCGCTCACGCGAGGTCACCGCGGCCACCTTCGCCTTTCGCGAGTGCCGTTCCGAGCAGGAAAGTACTGGAGCGTTGCCGGCGGGTCGGGTCAGCCCGAGGTAGTCGTTCGAGGCGCGTACCTCTCAGCCGCGCGCGCCTTGGCCTTGGCTGCCTCCACCTCGCGGTCGCGGGGAGGCGCCTTCGTCACGAGGCTGTCCAGCAGGGTCCGCGTGGCCGCCGTGACAGCGCGGACCGCCTCGCCGAACGCCTCCTCGTTGGCCGCTGAGGGCCGTGTCGTGCCGCTGACCTTGCGGACGTACTGGAGGGCGGCGGCTTCGACCTCATCGTCGGTCACCGGCGGTTCGAAGTTGTGGAGCACGCGTATGTTCCTGCACATGCCTCCACCATGCCACGCAGCACCACGAGGGCCGCTGGCGCCGGTGGTGGCCCGGCTCGAACGTGTGCCGTCCCGGTGGACCGGGCGCGCCCACCACGACCAGCGACAATAGGCTCCGCCGTGGCCTGTCCCGATATGCGCGGGCCACCCAGGATACGGGAAGCGTCCTCGACACGTTTTAGATTTACCGCGACCAAGGGGTAGCGCATCGGCGCCTGTCGTTGGAATGATGACCGCCAGCGTATTGCTGATTCCGGCGTCAGCGCCAAACGGAGGGCTTATTCCGTGAAGCACGACCATTCACCTGTTCTGCCAGGTCACGGGGCTACGGACTATGCGCGCTACATGCGGACAGATACTTTGCTCGGCCTACAACGAGCGCCGGACGAGGTGATACATCGCGACGAGCTGCTTTTTCAGGTGGTGCACCAGTCGACCGAGTTGTGGCTGAAACTGGCCGCGGCGGAGCTGGATGAGGCGACCGCTCAGGTGAGGGCCGGTCGGCTACCGGCCGCGGAGGCGCTGCTGGTCCGGGCGACACTCGCGGTCCGCTTGATCACCGACCAACTGGAGATGCTGCGTTTTCTGTCCCCAGTGGACTTCCATGCGATGCAGCCGGCGCTCGGAAACGGTTCCGGTGCGGAGTCGCCAGGTTGGCGACAGGTCCAGGCAGCCAGTCGACAGCTCGGCCGCGCGTTCGACGATCAGCTTGCCGCGAACGATGTCCCGGCAGTCGACCTGTGCCCGGCGGATCCGTCAGACCCGCTGCACCGACTCGCCGAGGCGATGGTGGAGTGGGATGAACGGGTGTCGGTGTGGCGGGTGCGTCATTACCAGGTGGCCCTGCGAATTGGCGGTCATCCTCCCGCGGGCATCCCCGGCAGCCCGGCGAACATGCTGGCAAAACTCGCCGAGCACCGATTCTTTCCCGAGTTGTGGCAGGTGCGGCTGCGCCCCACCACTGACGAATAGTCCTGCTGAGCCTTGCGCATCGGCGGTCGTCCGACATATCCGGCGGCTGTCAGTGAGGTTCATCTCGTCGACTTCGAGGGATGGCACGTGCGTCCGTTGATTCATTGGTTGTCGCGCCCGATCGAACCGCGTCGCTTTCCCTACTCGCCGGTACTGGAGGAGTTTCACCGAATCGGCAAGCATTTCGTGGAAAGGAGTTTCCTCGCCCTGCTCGACAGCGCCCGCCAGGCGGTGACCTGCCAGTCCTCCGGTCGCGACGACGCCGCGACCCGGCAGCTGGCCGCCTTCCTGGACGTCGCACTCGACAAGTGGGACGGCCGCTACGACTACCGCAGCTACCTCGCCCTCCGGCTGCTCCGACTGCCCTGCGGACCAGACGATCCGACCCCGGGCGCGCAGAACGCTGCCCGGCGGCAGGCCCGGGATCGGCTCCTCGTCCGCTTGGTAGCCGACACACTGGCGTTCGAGTTGGCCGCCGCCGCGCACACGACCGGGCTACTCCCGCAGCAGCGACCAGGGCAAGCGGTGGTCGTGAAACGCTGCCGACTCGGTGTCCGAGCCGCCACGCCCGCGCTGGCTCGTCTCGGCATGGCCGAGGCGGTCAGGTCGGACGCCCCGGCCACCACCGCGGCCGAGCTGCACACCATCGCGCGTGACCTGGCACTGCCCGGGGATCCGTCGCTGCGGCTGACCATGTTGCCGGTCCACGTGACGCACGACGAGTACCTGTTCATCCGGGTGCTGCAGGGCTACGAGTGCCTCTTCGCCGGGATCGCCGACGAACTCCGCGCGGCGGTCGCCGCATTGGCCGGGCACACGCCGGGCGCCGCCGCCGACCGGCTCGGGTACGCGGACGACCTGCTGCGCGCCGCAGCTCCACTCTTCTCCCTCGTGGCCACCATGCAGCCCGAGTCGTTCCGCACCTTCCGGCAGTACACCGAGGGTGCCAGCGCGATCCAGTCCCGCTCGTACAAGCTGATCGAGTCGCTGTGTCGCACTCCGCAGGCGGATCGACTGGACTCGGTGGCCTACCACTCGGTGCCGGAGATACAGGCCCGGGTACGCGGCGGCCAGCCGACGGTCGACCAGGCGTACCGGTCGGCGGTGTCCGAGGGCCGGCTCACCGGCGCCGACGGCGTCCTGGTGGCACGGCGGATGGCCGCATTCGCCGGTGCCCTGTCGCAGTGGCGCCGGACCCATCTGCGAGTGGCGGTGTGGATGCTCGGTGCCCAGTCCGGCACCGGTTACACCGAGGGCACGCCGTACCTGGCGGCGAACAGCGCCGCACCGGTCTTCACCGCCACGACCACCGATCCGCCTGCGGCCGACCCGACTGGAAGGCGCTGCGCATGACCCACCCCGAGCACAGCCCCCGTTGCCTCGACGGCGGCACGCACGCCGCCCTGCGCGCCGAGTTCCCGCTGGTGCACACCTGCGTCTACCTGAACAGCAACTCCACCGGAGCGGTGCCCAGGGGCGGTGAGCAGGTGCTGCACGACTACTGGGAGACACTGCGCACCTGGCGCGACGACGTCTGGCAGGACTGGCACATCGGCCTTGACCGGTACGCCGACTCGGTGGCCGCGCTGATCGGCGCGCCGCCGGGCAGCGTGCTCACCGATGCGAATCTGAGCACCTTCCTGGCCCGGGTGGCGTCCTGCTTCGAGTACCGCCCGCCGCGCAACCGCGTGGTCATCACGGACCTCGACTATCCGACGGTGCCGTTCATCTTTCGCGCGTACGGCCGGTATGGGGCCGAGGTCGACGTGGTCGGCACCGGCGGCCCCCACCTCGACCAGGACGCCGTCGAGGCCCGACTCGACGAACGGACGCTGCTGGTGTGCGTGCCCCACGCCAGCTTCACCTCCGGCGCCACCGTCGACCTGCCCCGCCTGGTGGCCCGAGCCCACCAGGTCGGCGCGCTGGTGGTGGTGGACGCCTTCCAGAGCGTCGGGGTGATGCCGTTGGATGTCGGCGCGCTCGGCGTCGACGTGGTCATCGGCGGTGCCCACAAGTGGCTTTGCGGCGTCGGCACCGGATTCCTCTACGTCCGGCCGGACCTGGTGCCACTGCTCACTCCGGCCGCCACCGGCTGGCAGGCCGGCGACCGCGCGCTGACCTTCCGACCGTCATCCGGCTGGGCGACCGGTATCCGTCGCTTCGCCGGCGGCACCCCCTACCCGGTCACCTCCCTGATCTCACAAATCGGTCTGGACCTGCTGCTCGGTGTCGGTATCGACGCCATCCGACGGCATTCGCTGGCGCTCACCCAACGACTGATCGACCGGGCCGGAGCCGCCGGCATCGCCGTGGTCAGCCCCACCTGCGCCACTCGGCGAGGCGGGGTGGTGTGCCTGGACATCCCCGACGGCGAGGCCGTCAAGCGGCGACTCGCCGCCCGTGACGTGATCTGCAGCTGGCGCAGCTATCTGCGGGTCGGCCCGCACGTCTACAACACCCTCGACGAGATCGACCTGTTCATGGATGCGCTGGAAAAGGAGCTGCGCCGGTGACCGTCACCCTCTCACCGCGGGCACTGATGAGCCTGCTCGTCAACGGGCCCAAGGCCATGGACGTCCTGCACACGGCGCTCGACCTGGGACTGCTCGACGCGCTGGAGCCCGGACCGGCCCGCCTCGACGCGCTGGCCACCCGGTTCGGGGTGCTTCCGCTGCGGCTGTACAAGTTCCTCGACTGCATCGAGAGCCTCGGCTTCGTCACCCGCGACGAGCCCGGCGACGACATCGGTGCGACCAGCTACCGGGCCGTGCCAGGGCTACGCGACGCGGTCGACGCGGTCGTCGGGCCGGGTGCCACCGAACGGGACCGGGACCGCTACCCGTGGCGGCAGTTGCACGGCCGGCTGCCCGATAGCCTGCGCGGCGAGGTCAGCATCGACGACGGGTTCGCCTGGCCGCCGAAGACCGCCGCGCAGACCGCGGAGTTCGAACGCAGCATGGCCCTCGGGCTGGGACCGGCGATCGAGACGGTACGCCGGCATTCGCATCAACTCTGGTCGGACCGACACCGCCTGCTGGACGTCGGCGGCGGTGACGGGACGCTCGCCGCACACATCCTCGACAGCACGCCGAATCTGCGGGCCGACGTGTACAACCTGCCAGCGGTGGCACCACTGGTGGCGGCCACCCGGGACAGCCGCGGTCACCCGGAACGGCTCGGCTTCGTCGGCGGCGACTTTTTCGCCGAACCCCTACCGCGCGGCTACGACGCGCTGTCATTCGTCCGGGTTCTGCACGACTGGCCCAACGCCGTGGCCCGCGACCTTGTTCAACAGGCGTACGCGGCGTTGCAGCCCGGCGGGTTGATCCTGGTCTGCGAGGAGTTCCGTACCCCGGACCGGCTCGCCATGCAGTTCTTCTGGAGCTACTTCCTGATCGGCGTCGACAGCAGCGTCAGCCGCCTACGCGAGGTGGACTTCTACACCACCCTGCTCACCGAGACCGGCTTCCGCCACGTGGCGGTGCTGCCCGGCACCTGGGAGCTCGTCATCGCGTACAAACCGACCGGATGACCCGCCACGCCCGTGTTCGGTCACGCCAGAGCCACCGTCGGCCACAGCTGGTGATGCTCAACCGGAGGACGGCGACGACCGCCGGGCGTACCAGCGGCGCCCCGGAGTGGCGGTGACGCCGTGCACCACCGTGCTGGCCACCACCACCAGGGTTCCGGCGGCCCACAGCCGGGGATCGCGGGCCCCCTCCTGCTCGCTGTGGGCGAGATAGAACAGCGCCGACACGCCAATCGGTCCGAACCAGCCGAGAAACACCACGTCCCGCCAGGGCATCCGCAGGAGCGGCCGCAACGCCAGCACGACCGGCAGCCGGCGCAGCACGAGCACCGCGACCGCGAACGCGGCCAGGGGCCAGCCGAGAGCGACCCAGTCACGCCACGGCACCTCGACCCCGAGAAGGAAGAACAACGGCAACACCAGGTAACGGGTCAGCGCGTCGTCGAGTCGCTGCTCTGACGCCCGCGACCGGTACCCGATCACCGCGTTGTACGTCAGACCGGCGACGAACACCGCGAGGATCCCGTCCATGCGCGCCACCCGGGCCACCCCCAGCGCGGCGATTCCGAGCACCAGCGTGAAGACCAGCAGCGAACCCTCGTCCACATCCTCCCGAGCCTCAGCCGCCGTGACGGCGCGGCCAGCGGCGAAACCGACCGCCACGCCGATCACCACGGCACCCACCACCGCCCAGGCCGCCTCCAGAAGACGGCCCGCGGTCGA
Proteins encoded in this region:
- a CDS encoding monodechloroaminopyrrolnitrin synthase PrnB family protein, producing the protein MHRSADVDVISEEHNEQVRRLDPLRLDDELRMLPRLNRTADVAAMVRMLGAALPSAERIAAFTAAECLAAMRDLGMFLGSLQRHGVSAFEAVPGATTTFQLLGHRTGMIPRDTVYHYTSWNPTGGRERLYTGHPMERSLINAVRTCVPSLARSVDIGWSLMHEDPAAPVHAERMASLASHIAVADTVMSGIRTKVTPEFFARMLRPFYEDVRVAGRTYMGPAAAHIPIFLIDLLLWASDRGSPGYLQFCREVSAQTLPQWQERYAQWASMPSITSRVVAALGTSGPPAADEVVEASARSLRRALQTLTSFRGKHLVMARRAYHEELRLYELGSGGGSVGLLEEILALTRQNRALLNATAAQRVQLP
- a CDS encoding SAM-dependent methyltransferase yields the protein MEITVVGAGVAGLATALSLHAAGFDRVTVFEAEPHLRPHGLGLNILPNAVRELAELGLLDELQQHAIRTRELAMYNPRGDLVWREDRGTRAGYRWPQLSISRARLVTVLAGEVRRRLGDKAIVTDARLVGLHSEPGRTQGTFMDRDGTTRTVDTGFLIGADGIHSAVRAAFYPAEGPPPANGMTMYRGTAWGRHFLTGSTMAVLGDDRRRLVLYPIDRDNVTNKSLINWVAAFPDEEADPLPHERTAADRRAAVLRQFGSWAPPGVDLPRLLDDTADVQRYPMIDRDPIPRWSFNDVTLVGDAAHAMYPAGSNGATQAIVDARVLSWHLANQTEVRSALRAYEDERRPQMTQLQHANRSLGPEKVITLAHQRAPHGFRDVREVFSEAELAEISRSYARTGRFDLDWVNSRPSLDVARPPGESAGTSTGAADLTGRHDESRAVKETGFITAVIRAMEHDRPDAYLVDRYASLLSTPVSRKMTEQALAAGGTVGSVIVRARFGDIALREATDGGTAQVVCLAAGSDTRAWRLDLPSRTRFFEVDLPGQLEAKERMLESVRDRLVCRRFSLGADLRQDTWPQRLRATGYEPDEPTVWIIEGLLPYLEIEDFTRLIGTVRKMSTRGSVLLVDAPHTDYYTDPANETFLAFMTSRGSAFQLGFDDLGDFLRHQGWTAEAYTLRQLYAGECSWLPAPPERLCPPRDHHWVARAHLD
- a CDS encoding class I SAM-dependent methyltransferase — protein: MTTRTAVPSRVRRALARASEHGFQGACEDPVGPLLATLAAAVPPNGRILELGTGTGVGTAWLAEGLGRRDDVRLETIELDESLAAAVRADDWPTHVTIHTADAEALLPTLGRFDLVFADAVAGKWTGLDLTIDALAPGGSLVVDDMDLGRYTDPQHRTAVLRVQRTLTDDPRLVTARISAGTGLIISTRRSDPPLHRRDEKTP
- a CDS encoding alanyl-tRNA editing protein, coding for MGIDHHGRTQRLDWADVTLREWDCTVLWSDPADPDQGIVLDRSAFYPGGGGQPPDHGVLIWQGVQTRIVGTRKGDDLYLLPAPGDPVPPIGTTVTGAIDDDRRSSLMRTHSGLHVLCGTVFRDFNVLVTGSNMEPGEARMDFNLPEIPPGFKQSLEDAVNAEIAADRKIVVRMLSREEANATPDLVRTQFKAPPELPQVRVVDIVGLDVQADGGTHVGSTGQIGRVTVTKVESKGRQNRRVRIKLSS
- a CDS encoding AzlD domain-containing protein codes for the protein MRSARTCCPTRRHSDSTWPRRPRSSPCCCRDCAADGSGRSPSLRRCGLCVPKSVLEQPQVQEASALLPVALLAALVAVQTFATGDDLVLDARAAGFAVALVAALLRAPFLLVVALGAGTAAVLRLIT
- a CDS encoding DUF2277 domain-containing protein → MCRNIRVLHNFEPPVTDDEVEAAALQYVRKVSGTTRPSAANEEAFGEAVRAVTAATRTLLDSLVTKAPPRDREVEAAKAKARAAERYAPRTTTSG
- a CDS encoding tryptophan 2,3-dioxygenase family protein — protein: MKHDHSPVLPGHGATDYARYMRTDTLLGLQRAPDEVIHRDELLFQVVHQSTELWLKLAAAELDEATAQVRAGRLPAAEALLVRATLAVRLITDQLEMLRFLSPVDFHAMQPALGNGSGAESPGWRQVQAASRQLGRAFDDQLAANDVPAVDLCPADPSDPLHRLAEAMVEWDERVSVWRVRHYQVALRIGGHPPAGIPGSPANMLAKLAEHRFFPELWQVRLRPTTDE
- a CDS encoding aminotransferase class V-fold PLP-dependent enzyme yields the protein MTHPEHSPRCLDGGTHAALRAEFPLVHTCVYLNSNSTGAVPRGGEQVLHDYWETLRTWRDDVWQDWHIGLDRYADSVAALIGAPPGSVLTDANLSTFLARVASCFEYRPPRNRVVITDLDYPTVPFIFRAYGRYGAEVDVVGTGGPHLDQDAVEARLDERTLLVCVPHASFTSGATVDLPRLVARAHQVGALVVVDAFQSVGVMPLDVGALGVDVVIGGAHKWLCGVGTGFLYVRPDLVPLLTPAATGWQAGDRALTFRPSSGWATGIRRFAGGTPYPVTSLISQIGLDLLLGVGIDAIRRHSLALTQRLIDRAGAAGIAVVSPTCATRRGGVVCLDIPDGEAVKRRLAARDVICSWRSYLRVGPHVYNTLDEIDLFMDALEKELRR
- a CDS encoding methyltransferase, producing the protein MTVTLSPRALMSLLVNGPKAMDVLHTALDLGLLDALEPGPARLDALATRFGVLPLRLYKFLDCIESLGFVTRDEPGDDIGATSYRAVPGLRDAVDAVVGPGATERDRDRYPWRQLHGRLPDSLRGEVSIDDGFAWPPKTAAQTAEFERSMALGLGPAIETVRRHSHQLWSDRHRLLDVGGGDGTLAAHILDSTPNLRADVYNLPAVAPLVAATRDSRGHPERLGFVGGDFFAEPLPRGYDALSFVRVLHDWPNAVARDLVQQAYAALQPGGLILVCEEFRTPDRLAMQFFWSYFLIGVDSSVSRLREVDFYTTLLTETGFRHVAVLPGTWELVIAYKPTG
- a CDS encoding cation:proton antiporter, which codes for MDRLHLSYALVGVLGVLLAFWSSSIRRVPVSEPLLALLLGVLVGPVLGLIDLPHHQMSVLTLEASRVLLAISLMAVALRFPLSDYRSVIRPVGVLLAVAMAGMAVVSAGLAWLVLGFPLALAVLLGACVTPTDPVLASSVVSGGPAERQLPARLRQVISGESGANDGLAFVFVVLALSVVTSGSTAGRLLEAAWAVVGAVVIGVAVGFAAGRAVTAAEAREDVDEGSLLVFTLVLGIAALGVARVARMDGILAVFVAGLTYNAVIGYRSRASEQRLDDALTRYLVLPLFFLLGVEVPWRDWVALGWPLAAFAVAVLVLRRLPVVLALRPLLRMPWRDVVFLGWFGPIGVSALFYLAHSEQEGARDPRLWAAGTLVVVASTVVHGVTATPGRRWYARRSSPSSG